A portion of the Pseudomonas protegens CHA0 genome contains these proteins:
- a CDS encoding endonuclease: protein MSVRCFALLLLFLACSAQADAPRTFSEAKKVAWKLYAPQSTEFYCGCKYNGNRVNLAACGYVPRKNAKRAERIEWEHIVPAWQIGHQRQCWQQGGRKNCTRTDSVYQRAEADLHNLVPSIGEVNGDRSNFSFGWLPEQSGQYGSCLTQVDFKAKKVMPRPSIRGMIARTYFYMSKQYGLRLSKQDRQLFEAWNKTYPVQAWERQRNQSVACVMGRGNEFVGAVNLKACG from the coding sequence ATGAGTGTCCGTTGTTTTGCCCTGCTGTTGCTGTTTCTCGCCTGTTCCGCCCAAGCCGATGCACCCCGCACCTTCAGCGAAGCCAAGAAAGTCGCCTGGAAGCTCTACGCCCCCCAATCCACCGAGTTCTATTGCGGCTGCAAATACAACGGCAACCGGGTGAACCTGGCGGCCTGCGGCTATGTTCCGCGCAAGAACGCCAAGCGCGCCGAACGCATTGAATGGGAGCATATAGTGCCGGCCTGGCAGATCGGCCATCAGCGCCAGTGCTGGCAACAAGGCGGTCGCAAGAACTGCACACGCACCGATTCGGTCTATCAGCGCGCCGAGGCCGACCTGCACAATCTGGTACCGAGCATTGGCGAAGTGAATGGTGATCGCAGCAATTTCAGCTTCGGCTGGCTGCCGGAACAATCGGGCCAGTACGGTTCGTGCCTGACCCAGGTCGACTTCAAGGCCAAGAAGGTCATGCCTCGCCCTTCGATTCGCGGGATGATTGCCCGCACCTACTTCTACATGAGCAAGCAGTACGGCCTGCGCCTTTCCAAACAGGATCGTCAGCTCTTCGAAGCCTGGAACAAGACCTATCCAGTACAGGCCTGGGAGCGCCAGCGCAATCAGAGCGTGGCTTGCGTGATGGGGCGCGGCAATGAATTCGTCGGCGCAGTCAACCTCAAGGCTTGTGGCTGA
- a CDS encoding DUF1654 domain-containing protein — translation MHVQLNKECSVATTQTPLSSYERLGVRIQKIINSPTAQKAKAALIFRLADEPQDEWERLLEEIAENDNVTLAYRDDGGVQIFWVVPKED, via the coding sequence ATGCACGTACAGCTTAATAAGGAATGTTCCGTGGCCACGACCCAAACGCCCCTCAGCTCCTACGAACGCCTGGGTGTGCGCATCCAGAAAATCATCAACTCTCCCACCGCACAAAAGGCCAAGGCAGCGCTGATCTTCCGCCTCGCCGATGAGCCACAGGATGAGTGGGAACGCCTGCTGGAGGAGATCGCCGAAAACGACAACGTCACCCTCGCCTACCGCGACGATGGCGGTGTGCAGATTTTCTGGGTCGTGCCGAAGGAAGATTGA